The Candidatus Edwardsbacteria bacterium DNA segment CAAAACCACGGGACATTGGCGTCAGAATAAAATCCAGGGATGTATCTAAATGACCCATACATTTTTTATCAAATAGATCCCCGCAGATCAGGATGCCCAGTCTGCCCAAAGCCGTGTCCGCAAAGGTTAAAATATTGCCGGAAACAAAGGGCGGCTTTTCGGATATTTTACGGTGCTTCAAAACAATGTTTCCCGATCCGTCAAATAAAACTGCCGTATTGTATGTTCCTTCAGCGGCAGATTCCAGCAGGCCAAAGCAAATGTATGTCTTTTTCTCCTTGGCCAGTCGGCCAATTATACTGGTGGTAGGTCCCGGTATCGGTTCTGCAAACTCTGTAAAATCATCTTTGGAGCATAAGTATCCGGTGATAGTGCATTCCGGAAAGCAGACCAAATCCGGTCGATGACACATTGCTTTGTCAAGGCGGTCTTTTAGGTGTTCGATATTTACCAAAGGCTTTCGCACTTCGGTTTTTAGCG contains these protein-coding regions:
- a CDS encoding carbon-nitrogen hydrolase family protein; the protein is MRICLIPLKTEVRKPLVNIEHLKDRLDKAMCHRPDLVCFPECTITGYLCSKDDFTEFAEPIPGPTTSIIGRLAKEKKTYICFGLLESAAEGTYNTAVLFDGSGNIVLKHRKISEKPPFVSGNILTFADTALGRLGILICGDLFDKKCMGHLDTSLDFILTPMSRGFGNLSPDEDRWIKEERQAYLEEVKTSGKTTFLVNALETCKEGPAFGGAMVINSQGCLLAESRHGTDTELVWDLNSKIQL